In Calliopsis andreniformis isolate RMS-2024a chromosome 9, iyCalAndr_principal, whole genome shotgun sequence, the genomic window ATATAGGTAGGTCTGATTGCAGACACTAAATCCTCGTCCAGTAATGGCTGATCAGGAAAAGGTGCAGGCTACAATTAAGCAACTGGTCCGTGATTGGAGTGTAGAAGGCACTGAAGAACGCACAGCATGTTACCAACCTATTATAGATGAAATCTTGAATCAATTTCCTTTGGAGTATTGGTATGAAACATACAATTTTATAGATGCATGAATACAAACAAAATATTTTCCATTAAAGTAGCTGTAGGTTCTTAGAATAGATACTGTGTTACATTAAAACAGAGTTCAGAAAAGTATGAAATGATAGGTAAATTTCCAGTACACCATCAGAAGTGCAAATTCTAGTACCTGGAGCAGGTTTGGGAAGACTTGCATATGAAATTGCGAGACGTGGATATACTTGCCAAGGAAATGAATTTTCTCTCTTTATGCTTTTTGCATCacattttgtattaaataaGTAAGTACGGATGGAACAGTTGAAACAGTATTTGTAATACATGAAAATACAGTAATGCTTATTAATATCTTTTAATGCTTTCAAAGATGTAGAGGTGTAAATTCGTATCAAGTCCATCCATGGGTACATCAGTACATGAATAATTTAAAACCAGAACATCAGACTCAAGCTGTTTTTTTTCCTGATGTAAATCCTAGTGATCTTCCAGAAAACGCCCAATTCTCTATGGCAGCTGGAGATTTTCTAGAGGTAGGTTCTATATCTTAAAAAATAAGGGAAATATTAAATTGTTTCTTGCTACATTACAGGTTTACACAGAGGACAATCATTGGGACTGTGTTGCAACATGTTTTTTTATAGACTGCGCAAATAATGTTGTACAATTTATCGAAACAATCTACAAAATTCTAAAACCTGGTGGTATCTGGATAAATCTTGGACCACTGCTCTACCATTTTAGTGATATGccaatggaagattcagtagaaCCAAGTTATGACGTTGTTCGTGATGTAATTCAGGGTTTTGGATTTCAATTAGAGGTACTTAATAGTTTACTAATGAATATAGTATTGTTTAATATAATGTTGCTATGTATTGCATTTTTAGAAGGAAGAAACGCGTGTGAGAACACGTTATGCGCAAAATGTTAACAGTATGTTACAATGTGAATATAATAGTGTATATTTTGTATGTCGGAAACCTAAAAGACGTATAGATAACGATGTGAATCATAGAAATGGTTCTGAAAGCAATGGAATGCAAGAGCAGGAGAACTAATTATATTGACGACCTAATGTGTTTCATTCGTAAGGAAAACTGATATAAC contains:
- the LOC143184029 gene encoding carnosine N-methyltransferase isoform X2; translation: METMSNPYPKKMHDTYEDEEERKHFQRIVSAFKYYKNHSMLRVKKTESYLLSLPAHHQKLLSKYKEHLQEVKRCIENNDEIIKLIIKDVAHIFENVSPASAQTDSTLNPRPVMADQEKVQATIKQLVRDWSVEGTEERTACYQPIIDEILNQFPLEYCTPSEVQILVPGAGLGRLAYEIARRGYTCQGNEFSLFMLFASHFVLNKCRGVNSYQVHPWVHQYMNNLKPEHQTQAVFFPDVNPSDLPENAQFSMAAGDFLEVYTEDNHWDCVATCFFIDCANNVVQFIETIYKILKPGGIWINLGPLLYHFSDMPMEDSVEPSYDVVRDVIQGFGFQLEKEETRVRTRYAQNVNSMLQCEYNSVYFVCRKPKRRIDNDVNHRNGSESNGMQEQEN
- the LOC143184029 gene encoding carnosine N-methyltransferase isoform X1 is translated as METMSNPYPKKMHDTYEDEEERKHFQRIVSAFKYYKNHSMLRVKKTESYLLSLPAHHQKLLSKYKEHLQEVKRCIENNDEIIKLIIKDVAHIFENVSPASAQTDSVRKVYLTLNPRPVMADQEKVQATIKQLVRDWSVEGTEERTACYQPIIDEILNQFPLEYCTPSEVQILVPGAGLGRLAYEIARRGYTCQGNEFSLFMLFASHFVLNKCRGVNSYQVHPWVHQYMNNLKPEHQTQAVFFPDVNPSDLPENAQFSMAAGDFLEVYTEDNHWDCVATCFFIDCANNVVQFIETIYKILKPGGIWINLGPLLYHFSDMPMEDSVEPSYDVVRDVIQGFGFQLEKEETRVRTRYAQNVNSMLQCEYNSVYFVCRKPKRRIDNDVNHRNGSESNGMQEQEN